The sequence AAAAAGAAAACACTTAAAGGTGCATTGATAGGATTGGGAATCGTTATGATTATTGCCTGTTCATTTCTCTTTTATCTTGCAATCGTTAATAAAAACTATGCACTTCTACCTATATCTACCGGATGTTTTATCACTCTACTTCCTAGCGTCATCGGTTTAAAACAGATTAATGCTGAAATAAAATCGAGAGAATCTAAGTACATTAAATAGTACTATTGTTATGCATAAAACCCGCATATATTTTCTTATTATAATTGCAATAATCACATGTGCCATTGGATTTTTTTTCTTAAAAATATTCCATTACTTTCTTTTATTTTCTTTTTGTCAACAATTGCAAACATATTCTTTGCATTCAGAGAAAACAAAATGGAAACATTACTTAAGGAGAACTCAAAAATCTATTCCAATGTAAATGAAATACAGATAAAAACTTATAAATCCATCAACGCCATTACTATTTTAACGTGTTCAATTTTTATAATAATCAGTACATTCTTTCTATATCTTGTCTTAAAAAAGGGAATAGATATTTTTTTTAGCCTTGTTGCAATAATGCCAATTACTGTGATAATATTTTTTGTATTCATGATTTATAAGGAAATAAAAAAAATGAACTCCACCATAATTACAATAAACAGCAAAGGAATACAAATATTGAAAAAGCCATTCATGAATTGGTATGATATAGAAAATGAAAGAATCATCTCAAGATTTTATACTTTTAAAGAATCAAAACATGACAATAGCAGTGAAGTCAATCATTTATTATTTTATTATAAAAATGAAAGAATTGAGATAGCAATTGATGAACTAGATATTACTGACTCACAATTAAATCAACATCTTAAAATTTTCCGCACAAGATTTAATGATGAGAAATCAAGATTGCAGCAACTTTAATTACAAAATTGCTGCAACTCCTCATAGTTTTAATAAAATTCAATCATACAAACTTTACACTTTTATTAACTGAAATTTCGCTACTCAATGCGTAAATTTGGTCTAAAATAAATTTAGAACAATGCTTAATTTCGAGTTAAAAAATCCAACAAAAATACTTTTCGGGAAGGGAGAAATCGCTAAAATTTCAAAAGAAGTTCCACAAGATGCCAAAGTCTTAATGATTTACGGTGGCGGAAGCATCAAAAGCAATGGTGTTTACGATCAGGTAAAAGATGCTTTGAAAAACCATGATGTTCAGGAGTTCGGTGGTGTTCCTGCGAATCCTGAGTATGAAGTTTTAGTAAAAGCTTTACAATTTATCAAAGAAAATAATATCACTTATTTACTGGCTGTAGGAGGCGGATCTGTAATTGACGGTGTAAAATTCCTTTCAGCAGCAGCCAATTACAATGGTGAACCTTGGGAAATTTTGAAAAAACCAGTGAGAACCCTTGAAGATGAAGGAATGCCCTTTGGTACTATTCTAACGTTACCAGCAACCGGTTCTGAAATGAATTCAGGATATGTTATCTCTAGAAGAGAAACCAATGAAAAGCTATCGTCCGGCGGTCCAGGATTGTTTCCTCAATTCTCGGTTTTAGATCCTGAAGTCATCAGATCAATTCCAAAAAACAAATTGCAAACGGTATTGCCGATGCTTATACGCATGTTTTAGAACAATATATGACGTCACCATCTTCGGCTGATCTTCAGGAAAGAATTGCCGAAAGTATTCTAATCTCTCTACAAGAAACAGCACCTAAAGTAATGAACGAAAACTTTGATTACGATGCGGCAGGTAACTTTATGTGGTGTTGTACAATGGCGCTGAACGGACTTATTCAAAAAGGAGTAATTACCGACTGGGCAGTTCATGCAATGGGACACGAACTTACCGCTTATTATGGAATTGACCATGCAAGAACACTCGCTGTAATCGCACCTTCTCACTACCGCTATAATTTTGAAACCAAAAAAGAAAAATTAGCTCAATACGCAGAAAGAGTGTGGAAAATAACTGAAGGAACTGTAGAACAAAAAGCAGAAGCTGCAATCAAAAAAATGGAAGCGTTTTTCCACAGTCTCGAAATTCAAACAAAACTTTCAGATTACACCCCAGATTATCAAAACACAGCAGAGCGTGTAGAAAAAGCTTTTACAGAAAGAAACTGGCTGGGTCTGGGAGAAAATAAAAATCTTACACCGCAAGATGCTTATAAAATTGTAGAAATGAGTTATTAGGAAGTCGGGAAGTCAGAAGATCGTGGTTAAAATCTAACGGATTGTAATTATAAAATTCAATATTTTTAAATTTCAATCTTCTGACTCTACTCTCTGAGAACAAATATTACATTTTTTATAAACATTAGTTTAAAAAACCTGAATTTCATTATAAATATTTCAAATTTATTTATATTTTAGCATATTCTTAAATTTGTGAAAATGAAAAAATACTTACTTTTATTTGCCTTTTCAGCCTTAGCGCTTAGTTCTTGTGAAGATGATGATATTCAAAACTATGAATTGGATATGCTAAAAGGTGAATGGAAGACGACAAAATCGGAAGTTGTTTCTGGAAAAGACCTTAAAACTGTACTCTCAACCGATACACCTACCGGATGTAGTGCAAAAAGTACAACAGAATTCAGAATTGATTACTATGCAGCATACACAGCAGTAACCGGAGTGGGAACAAGCTGTACAAGCACTAAAACAGAAGGTAAATATTCTTACGATGCAGAAGAAAAATTGCTTACTATTCAATATGATGACAATAGTATCTTTGTATTTAAAGTTATCATTCTAAGCAGTACAGAAATGAAATTGATGACAATGATTGGTAATATTGATCAAAACGGAGACAAAGTCATCGACTTTACCCAGATCAGCTATGTAAGATAAAATAACTAAACTCCCGATATTTTCGGGAGTTTTTTATTATATTTATTTCCTACAAAAATTAGACAACAATGAAGAAGATTTTCGCAGCATTTCTTTTGCTCACTTTTGCCCTTATTTTTTCGCAGGAAAAAAAGCCAATGTACTGGCAGGACATTCAAAATTTCAAAAAACTGGATCAGGAATCTGCACCGCCTAAAAATGCTATCCTTCTAATTGGGAGTTCATCTTTTACCAAATGGCAGGATGTTTCAGATTATTTTCCCGAAAAAGTGATTATTAATAGAGGTTTCGGAGGTTCAAGGTTGACAGATCTCAATTATTATTCTGAAGATTTATTAACCCCTTATCAACCCAAGCAAATCATCATCTATTGTGGTGAAAATGATTTTGCAGATGATGCCAAGTTAAAAGCAGATGTCGTTGTCGAGAGATACAAGACTTTTTACAGGAAAATTCGTGAAAAATTTCCAAATATTCAGGTTGATTATATTTCAATTAAATATTCTCCAAGCCGGGAGCATCTTTGGCCTCAAATGAAACAAGCCAATAAAAAAATCGCAAAATTCATGAAGAAAGAAAAAAATGCAGATTTCATAGACATTACAAAAGCAATGAACGATGCAAATGGAAATATTAGAAAAGACCTTTTTGTGGAAGACATGCTTCATATAACTCCTGAAGGTTATCAGCTTTGGACTAAAGTGATGAAACCTTATATGAAGTAAATTATTAGTAATAGAATCAAGTATTTAATTCAAATAAACAAAAAACGATTCCAATTTTTGGAATCGTTTTTCTTTATGCTTATTTCTTTCTCTTCGATTTTGAGATTGCTTTTTGTTGTGCTCGGTTGGCTCCGAATTTCTTAGGCTCTTTCCTTTTTGATGGTCCGCCCCAGTTTTCCTTCTTATTTTTATCTTTCTTCTCATGGAATGCTCCGCCACCTTCATAAAGCTTACCTTGTGCAGGATTTTTCATCAGGATAACATCTTCTTCCGAAGCAATCTTTTTAGGATTGATTTTCACTTCAGACGGGAAGTCAATATACCTTAATTCTTTATCCATCAATAATTCGATGTCAAGTACTAAAGTTTCTTCTTTTTTAGTCACAAAAGTGATGGCTTTACCATCTTTGTCTGCTCTACCCGTTCTACCAATTCTGTGAATATATTGCTCCTGAACCTCCGGAGTTTCAAAGTTGATAACGTGGGTAATATTTGAAATATCCAGACCTCTCGCCATAACATCCGTCGTAATCAAACCTCTGATCTCTTCTTTTTCAAAGCTTTTCATCGCTTTCAATCTGTAGTTCTGAGATTTATTTGAGTGAATTACATCAAATTCTTCCGGGAAAAGTTCATTTATTTTTACAAATAATAAGTCTGCGTGTTTTTTGTTATTCGCAAAAATCAAGACTTTAGACATATCTTGATTGTTCTTCAACAAATGCTCAAGCAAATTGATTTTGGTATTGAAGTTTTCAACTTTATAAGCGGTCTGCTCAATTTTCTCAAGCGGAGTTCCTGATTTTGCTAATGAAATTTCAATCGGTCCTGCGAAATACTGTTCAAGCATTTCGTCAACAGCTTCTGTCATGGTTGCAGAGAAAAGAATATTCTGTCTTTTATCTCTCATCATTTCAAAGATGTGTGTCAACTGAGGTCTGAAACCTAAATTCAACATTTCATCAAACTCATCAATAATCAGTTTCTGAACTTCTCTTAATGAAATGGCATTATCAATCGCTAAATCCATGATACGACCAGGAGTTCCAACTAAAATATCACAACCGTCGTTGAATAAAAGCTTTTGCGTGTTGATGTTTTTCCCACCGTAAATTCCGATTACTCTTGCAGTGATATTTTCTGTCAGTTTTTCTACGATTTCTGATACCTGAACGACCAATTCTCTTGTAGGAACTAAAACAACAACTGTAGGGTTTCCCGTTTTATTGTATTTCCAGGTCTTCAAAACCGGAAGAAGATACGCCAAAGTTTTCCCTGTTCCCGTCTGTGCAATTCCCATCACATCTCTTCCTGAAAGGATCGGTCCGATACTCTTCTCCTGAATTGGAGTAGGTTCAAATAAATTTAAATCTGCTAAAACATCAAGAACTCTAACCGGAAGGTCAAAGTCTGCAAAAGTGAGTTTTTCCATTTTGCAAAGATAGGCAATTAATTTGGTTGTGTATTATTGTAGAAATTTGTAGGATACAATATGAATTATGGTAAGTTTCATGTCCATTTTTTTTTGAAAAGTTAACATAATGTTTGTCATTCCATACGAAACTAGCCACTAAACTTTTCTATTCCTAGCTTCCTACGGAATGACAATTGGACGCATATTTTTAATATTAATAATCTACGTAAAATTACTTCCTCGTAATTCTCAACATAAGAATCACAACCAGTAAAACCGAAAATATAAATCCTAAAACCGCTACCAAGGACATCTCCCCAATTCTTGGTCCTGATTCTGAAACAAAAACAATTGCCGTGGCAATAATATTCGCTCCCAAAACCATCGCCAAAATCAAATTGACAATGCTCGATTTAATCAGCTGATTGGTCTTTTCGATATTTTTAATCTCACTTGATATAGTAAATTTATTATCATCCAGTTTCTGCAGAACAGAACGCAACTCTTTCGGAATTTCATCCACATTATCGGTGAAATTCATCATTTTATCCATTCCGGATTTGAAAAGCTTTTTGGGACTGATCTTTCTTGTCAGGATTTTTTTTGTGTACGGATGAAGACTTTTTACAATATCCAGATCAGGATTAATGGTTCTTCCGACACCTTCTATCAACCCAATTCCCTTGAATAAAAGATAGAAGTAATCTGGCATATATAACTGATTAACCTTCAAAACATCTTTCATTTTGTTGATGATAATATGCGGATCAATATCTTTTAGTGAAGTGCTGTGAACGAAATTCAAAACTTCTTCTACATCATTTTCAAATCTTCTTTCATCCGGAATTTCATAGCTGACCGCCATTTTTTTGAGATAACGAACAATTTTGTTGGAATTTTTAGCCACAAAAGCGACAATCAGACTTTCGAGAATTTCTTTATCATTCGGTTGAATTTTTCCTACTGCTCCAAAATCGATGAACACAACTTTTCCATCTCTTTTTACCAAAATATTTCCGGCGTGCGGATCAGCATGAAAAAAGCCGTAATCTAAAATCTGTGAAACAAAAAGTCTTAAACCAACTTCAGAAATGACAACGGGATCAATTTGATGTTTTACTAATTCTTCTTTGTCTGTTACTTTAATTCCGTCAATAAATTCCATGCAAAGGACATTATTGTTTGAAAATTCATCATAGACAATCGGAACGTATGTTTCTTTATTGTTTTTAAAATTTAAAGCAAACTGTTTGATATTATTCCTTTCATTAACGAGAGAAACTTCTTCCAGCAAAGATTTTTCGAAGGTGGCAATGGCTTGTTTTAAATTAAGTTTTGACCCAATCTCAGAATAGGTAGAAATCAATTTCACCAAATCTTTAATGAGCAGCAAATCATCTTCAATGACGCTGAGAACATCAGGTTTTTTGATTTTTAAAATGACTTCTTCTCCAGTCATTAGAGTCGCTCTGTAAACCTGAGCTATAGAAGCTGTTGCTAAAGGTTTTGTGATAATTTCTGAGAAATGCTCATTGACAACGATATTAAATTCATTTTCCAGAATTTCTTCAACATTCATTTCAACTACTTCTACCCGATCCTGAAGTTTCTGTAATTCCTGAATCAATTCTGGTGGAAGCAAATCTTCACGGTTGCTGAATGTCTGTCCGAGCTTCACAAAAGTAGGACCCAATTCTTCTAAAACCAATCGTATTCTTTCGTAAACGGTTCCTTTAGAAATAATTTCGTCAGACGACGCAGAACTTTCTTCCGGTCTTTTGCCCATTCTGGCAATCATATCTTTGAAGCCGTATTTACTTAAAACGGAAATTAAGCGTGCAGATCTTTTCAGCTTTCGCTGTTGTTTGTCAAACATAATTTTGAGGATGAATTGAATTGCAAAGTAACTTCAAAAATTATTCCGATTGGAAATTAACTGAGAATTATCAAGATAATTTTAAATCACTTTAAATCCCGTCAAAATCAATATTAAAAGATTAATCCCCAAAATCACCCAAAAGAAAAGTCGGCTTGGTTCGGAAATACTTTTCAGTTGATCGATGATTTTCACTTTAATAATTTCAGAAAAGCTTACGTTTTCGTCTTTGAAATCAATTTCATTCAAGTCTACTTTTTTAAAACCAAACGTGATAATTTTCTTCAGCCATTTGTTTTGTTTTGAATCTCTGATTTCCTGCAAAATTCTCAGCTGCAACTTAGTTTTGTCAACGCCTTGCTTGAATAATTCAGGTTGATGTTCTTTCACCTTTAAAAGAATTTTATCTATAATCGGGAACAATAATTTTTCACCTTTATCAGCAATCAGTCGGTTGATTGTTTTGAACATCACGTATTTATTTCCCATTGAGAATAATAAAAACGGACTGCCTATCATACTTAGCAACGTCAAACCAAACGCAATAGGTCTTTGCATAAAAAGCACAACAATGGCAGCATCACCATTTGTGTGAACTGGACCGCTGCCATTTGAATATGTTTGTCGGATGATTATCATTATTGTCGCAATGCAAAGAATTGCAATCGAGAATTGGCCTATCAAATTTATTTTCAAAAAGCTCAGAGTTGACCTTCCAAAAAGCTTTGCAAAATATTTGAAATCTTCGTTAATGAAACTCTTCTGTTTTTCTTTAATCATCATGTGTGTGAATTTTATATCTTAAAAATACGAAGAATTGAACACATGAAACCAATATTTAACTGAAATTATTCTGTAAAAACATATTCATTGTAATGTCCTAAAAATTTCACATTAGAACCTAAAGAAATAATCTCATCGATGACGTTTTGAGACAAAACATTGTGCCATTCACTGGCAACATTGATGAAGAAAAAGTAATTTCCCAAACCCGTTTTCAAAGTTCGGCTTTCAATTTTTGAAAGGTTCATTTTTCGCCATGCAAAAGCGGAAAGTACCTGATGAAGACCTCCCGCGTGATCTTCGGGAAGTGTGATGATAAGTGATGTTTTCTCAGAAGTTTGCGGTAAATCCAATTTTAAACTTTCTTTCTTTTTTGAAATCACAATAAACTTGGTATGATTCTGTTCAAAATCCTGAATATTTTGATGAATGATTTTTAAACCATACAATTTTGCTGAATATCGATTGGCAACTGCTGCCCATTTCTCGTCTGGATTTTCAGAAACCAATTTTGCGGCTGCGGCTGTTGAACTATAATCCTGCGACTGAATATCTTTATAATAATCATGTCTAAAGTGAAAAGTCTGCGCCAAGGCTTGAGGATGCGAAATGATTTTATCAAAAGTCTCGTTATCAGGATGAATCATCAGATGATGCGCGATCGGCATCACCAATTCAGTTTCAATAAATACTTCGAAGTCATAGAGATAATCCAATGTCATTGAAACCGTACCTTCAATAGAATTTTCTAAAGGAACGACCGCTTTATCAACTTCATTATTTTTAACGGCATTGAAACAGTCTAAAATGCTCGACTGTGGAACCAATTCTTCATTCGGGAAAATCTGTGTGGCTGCCAACTGCGTAAAACTCGCCTGTGGACCAAGGTATGCTATCTTCATTGAACAAATGTAAAAAATTAATCATAAAAAATGTTCGGATGAAGCTGTAAAACGATGAACCAATTTATTTTTAAAATTTAAAATTACTCAGTTGATCAAAATCTGAGCGATCAAATATATCTTTAATAACTCCTTCTTCCAAAATTGCAATTTTGTCACAGGTATGAAATAGAGTCTCAATAATATGCGAGCTAATCACCACAATTTTGTTTTTATCTTTCAGTTCACGGATGATTTCATATAAAATATGAACGCCTTCAAAGTCTACTCCATTAAAAGGTTCGTCAAGAATGTTGATGGGTTTATCGAGCATCAGCATTCCCATCAACGCAATTTTCTTTTTCATTCCGCTGGAATAATCTTGAACAAATTTATTGAGTGGCAACTTAAATTTTCTGGTAAGTTCGCTTACAGATTGCTGCTCGTTTTCTGAGAAATATTCTAAATACTCTTTTCCGGTGATGTATGGGTAGAAGTAGTTTTCAGTTTCGAGATAAGAAATGCTCTTTCTTTTGAGTTTTTCGTTATTCCAAAGAATTTCGCCAGTATATTTTTGATTCTGATACAGAGATTCAAATAGTGTAGTTTTTCCTGCTCCATTTTTTCCAAGCAAACCAATGATAGAACCTTCTTT comes from Chryseobacterium sp. 3008163 and encodes:
- a CDS encoding lipocalin family protein, with amino-acid sequence MKKYLLLFAFSALALSSCEDDDIQNYELDMLKGEWKTTKSEVVSGKDLKTVLSTDTPTGCSAKSTTEFRIDYYAAYTAVTGVGTSCTSTKTEGKYSYDAEEKLLTIQYDDNSIFVFKVIILSSTEMKLMTMIGNIDQNGDKVIDFTQISYVR
- a CDS encoding GDSL-type esterase/lipase family protein; amino-acid sequence: MKKIFAAFLLLTFALIFSQEKKPMYWQDIQNFKKLDQESAPPKNAILLIGSSSFTKWQDVSDYFPEKVIINRGFGGSRLTDLNYYSEDLLTPYQPKQIIIYCGENDFADDAKLKADVVVERYKTFYRKIREKFPNIQVDYISIKYSPSREHLWPQMKQANKKIAKFMKKEKNADFIDITKAMNDANGNIRKDLFVEDMLHITPEGYQLWTKVMKPYMK
- a CDS encoding DEAD/DEAH box helicase translates to MEKLTFADFDLPVRVLDVLADLNLFEPTPIQEKSIGPILSGRDVMGIAQTGTGKTLAYLLPVLKTWKYNKTGNPTVVVLVPTRELVVQVSEIVEKLTENITARVIGIYGGKNINTQKLLFNDGCDILVGTPGRIMDLAIDNAISLREVQKLIIDEFDEMLNLGFRPQLTHIFEMMRDKRQNILFSATMTEAVDEMLEQYFAGPIEISLAKSGTPLEKIEQTAYKVENFNTKINLLEHLLKNNQDMSKVLIFANNKKHADLLFVKINELFPEEFDVIHSNKSQNYRLKAMKSFEKEEIRGLITTDVMARGLDISNITHVINFETPEVQEQYIHRIGRTGRADKDGKAITFVTKKEETLVLDIELLMDKELRYIDFPSEVKINPKKIASEEDVILMKNPAQGKLYEGGGAFHEKKDKNKKENWGGPSKRKEPKKFGANRAQQKAISKSKRKK
- a CDS encoding ABC1 kinase family protein, with the protein product MFDKQQRKLKRSARLISVLSKYGFKDMIARMGKRPEESSASSDEIISKGTVYERIRLVLEELGPTFVKLGQTFSNREDLLPPELIQELQKLQDRVEVVEMNVEEILENEFNIVVNEHFSEIITKPLATASIAQVYRATLMTGEEVILKIKKPDVLSVIEDDLLLIKDLVKLISTYSEIGSKLNLKQAIATFEKSLLEEVSLVNERNNIKQFALNFKNNKETYVPIVYDEFSNNNVLCMEFIDGIKVTDKEELVKHQIDPVVISEVGLRLFVSQILDYGFFHADPHAGNILVKRDGKVVFIDFGAVGKIQPNDKEILESLIVAFVAKNSNKIVRYLKKMAVSYEIPDERRFENDVEEVLNFVHSTSLKDIDPHIIINKMKDVLKVNQLYMPDYFYLLFKGIGLIEGVGRTINPDLDIVKSLHPYTKKILTRKISPKKLFKSGMDKMMNFTDNVDEIPKELRSVLQKLDDNKFTISSEIKNIEKTNQLIKSSIVNLILAMVLGANIIATAIVFVSESGPRIGEMSLVAVLGFIFSVLLVVILMLRITRK
- the pheA gene encoding prephenate dehydratase, with the translated sequence MKIAYLGPQASFTQLAATQIFPNEELVPQSSILDCFNAVKNNEVDKAVVPLENSIEGTVSMTLDYLYDFEVFIETELVMPIAHHLMIHPDNETFDKIISHPQALAQTFHFRHDYYKDIQSQDYSSTAAAAKLVSENPDEKWAAVANRYSAKLYGLKIIHQNIQDFEQNHTKFIVISKKKESLKLDLPQTSEKTSLIITLPEDHAGGLHQVLSAFAWRKMNLSKIESRTLKTGLGNYFFFINVASEWHNVLSQNVIDEIISLGSNVKFLGHYNEYVFTE
- a CDS encoding ATP-binding cassette domain-containing protein, which codes for MLEIKNLSVSFKDKNVLKGLNLNLKEGSIIGLLGKNGAGKTTLFESLYQNQKYTGEILWNNEKLKRKSISYLETENYFYPYITGKEYLEYFSENEQQSVSELTRKFKLPLNKFVQDYSSGMKKKIALMGMLMLDKPINILDEPFNGVDFEGVHILYEIIRELKDKNKIVVISSHIIETLFHTCDKIAILEEGVIKDIFDRSDFDQLSNFKF